From Candidatus Manganitrophus morganii, the proteins below share one genomic window:
- a CDS encoding aspartate aminotransferase family protein codes for MTPLRRRFRRYVCQTSPHPIGLEIDRASGSYLYTTDGKAYLDFISGIGVANIGHTNRAVVKAIKTQAEKYLHVMVYGEYIQSPQIEMATRLAQLLPRNLSQVYFTNSGTEANEGALKLAKKWTGRKRLISFEGSFHGDSHGACSVTGREIYRKPFEPLLPGVAFLPFNDLDALKQIDDSVAAVITEPIQGEGGMRIPDDRFLPALRARCTEVGALLIFDEVQTGFGRTGRLFAMEHWGVVPDILTLAKSMGGGMPLGAFISSPAIMKTLSVDPPLSHVTTFGGHPVCCAAGLASLNFIIENDLPGRADRMGEKLRAALRKLGQEIETIRAIRGKGLMIGLELSNQKETARFVQRCLKAGLILGWTLHTNTVVRIAPPLTLSEKELREGLRIIEKALKR; via the coding sequence GACGGCAAGGCCTATCTCGACTTCATTTCCGGGATCGGCGTCGCCAACATCGGCCATACGAACCGGGCGGTGGTCAAGGCGATCAAGACACAGGCCGAAAAATACCTCCACGTCATGGTGTACGGAGAATACATCCAATCACCGCAGATCGAGATGGCGACCCGATTGGCGCAACTTCTGCCGAGAAATCTCTCCCAAGTCTACTTCACCAACAGCGGGACCGAAGCAAACGAAGGGGCGTTGAAGCTTGCGAAAAAATGGACCGGCCGAAAGCGGCTGATCAGCTTTGAGGGAAGTTTCCATGGGGATAGCCACGGCGCCTGCTCCGTGACCGGTCGGGAGATTTACCGAAAGCCGTTTGAACCGCTCCTTCCCGGCGTCGCCTTCCTCCCCTTTAATGATCTCGACGCGCTCAAGCAGATCGATGATTCGGTCGCCGCCGTCATCACCGAACCGATTCAAGGAGAAGGGGGGATGCGGATTCCCGACGATCGCTTCCTTCCCGCGCTCCGGGCCCGCTGCACCGAGGTCGGCGCGCTGCTGATCTTCGACGAGGTCCAGACCGGCTTCGGCCGGACCGGGAGACTCTTCGCGATGGAGCACTGGGGGGTGGTTCCCGATATTCTCACCCTAGCGAAATCGATGGGGGGAGGCATGCCGCTCGGCGCTTTTATCTCCAGCCCCGCGATCATGAAGACCCTCTCGGTCGACCCGCCCCTCTCACACGTGACCACCTTCGGCGGCCACCCGGTCTGCTGCGCCGCGGGGCTGGCGAGCTTGAATTTTATCATCGAAAACGATCTCCCCGGACGGGCCGACAGGATGGGAGAGAAACTTCGGGCCGCCCTGCGGAAGCTCGGTCAAGAGATCGAAACCATCCGCGCCATCCGCGGCAAGGGTCTGATGATCGGCCTGGAACTTTCCAATCAGAAGGAAACCGCCCGGTTCGTCCAACGTTGCCTGAAGGCCGGATTGATCCTCGGCTGGACCCTCCACACGAATACCGTCGTCCGAATCGCCCCTCCGCTGACCCTCTCGGAGAAGGAGCTGCGGGAAGGACTTCGGATTATCGAAAAGGCCCTCAAAAGATAA
- a CDS encoding cation:proton antiporter, which yields MQLDLQMNLLTSIAVSIIFATLAALVAREFRQPLILGYIFGGILLGREMGFGIISDEASIDLISEIGLILLLFMIGLEINLSKLLDAGRRVALSGTAQFFGAVFLGFLFLRLFPLVSNENPFDPFYLALGLASSSTMIVVKLLHDKYELDSFAGRITLAILILQDIWSIVFLAIQPNLLQPSFIPVLSSFLTGAGLLSLAFLISKFLLPRLFLSVAKAPELMLITSISWCFLVSGTANAIGLSKEMGALVAGLSIAAFPYSLDVVAKITGIRDFFITLFFVSLGLKAPAVTLPLMGIVLAATGFVVISRFITVLPLFHSNVGLRASLITALNLSQVSEFSLVIVSLGLTYGHIGEEVVSIVTLSLIVGSILSTYLILYSEQIVSSIIRWTRGQETRTVAPADATPPGIQKEIVLLGFFKEASSFLFKINHEMPSLKERIFVIDFNPQTLEILKKNGIACVYGDIAHPETLRHAGIGGAKIVLSTIPDTFLKGTTNSRLLKQIRTLCPQSAVIVTSETIRETRRFYEEGADYVLLPRLLYARHLFDVVQTQILEGLDGLREQQINDLAERPAENLIKNPPKISDPSL from the coding sequence ATGCAATTGGATCTCCAGATGAATCTCCTGACCAGTATCGCCGTCAGCATCATTTTTGCCACGCTCGCGGCCCTGGTCGCGCGGGAGTTTCGGCAGCCGTTGATCCTCGGCTATATTTTCGGCGGGATCCTCCTGGGCCGGGAAATGGGGTTTGGGATCATCTCCGACGAGGCGAGCATCGATCTTATTTCCGAGATCGGCCTGATCCTTCTCCTCTTCATGATCGGCCTGGAGATCAATCTTTCCAAACTCCTCGACGCGGGGAGGCGGGTCGCCTTGAGCGGCACGGCCCAATTCTTCGGAGCGGTCTTTCTCGGTTTCCTCTTTCTTCGGCTTTTTCCGCTCGTCTCCAACGAAAACCCGTTCGATCCGTTTTACCTGGCCCTTGGCCTCGCGTCGAGTTCGACGATGATCGTCGTGAAGCTCCTCCACGACAAATACGAGCTCGACAGCTTTGCCGGCCGGATCACGCTCGCCATTCTCATCCTGCAGGACATTTGGTCGATCGTCTTTCTTGCAATCCAGCCGAATCTGCTCCAACCGAGCTTCATTCCGGTCCTTTCCTCGTTCCTGACGGGAGCGGGACTTCTTTCGCTGGCCTTCCTCATCAGCAAGTTTCTCCTCCCTAGGCTCTTTCTCTCAGTCGCCAAAGCGCCCGAACTGATGCTGATTACCTCGATCTCGTGGTGTTTTCTGGTATCCGGCACGGCCAATGCGATCGGGCTTTCAAAGGAGATGGGGGCGCTGGTCGCGGGTCTCTCGATTGCAGCCTTCCCCTATAGTCTGGATGTGGTCGCCAAAATCACCGGCATCCGGGATTTCTTTATCACCCTCTTTTTCGTCTCGCTCGGCCTGAAGGCGCCGGCCGTGACACTTCCGCTGATGGGAATCGTCTTGGCGGCCACCGGCTTCGTGGTGATCAGCCGGTTCATCACAGTGCTTCCCCTTTTCCATTCCAATGTCGGCCTGCGAGCCAGTTTGATCACGGCGCTCAACCTTTCCCAGGTGAGCGAATTTTCACTCGTGATCGTCTCGCTCGGCTTGACGTACGGCCATATCGGAGAAGAGGTCGTCTCGATTGTCACCCTCTCTCTCATTGTCGGATCGATTCTTTCCACTTATCTCATCCTCTACAGCGAGCAAATCGTCTCGTCGATCATCCGATGGACCAGAGGGCAGGAGACGCGGACGGTGGCGCCGGCCGACGCAACACCGCCGGGCATCCAGAAGGAAATCGTCCTCCTCGGCTTTTTCAAAGAGGCCAGCTCGTTTCTTTTTAAGATCAATCATGAGATGCCCTCCCTGAAAGAGCGGATCTTTGTGATTGATTTTAATCCGCAGACGTTGGAGATCTTAAAGAAGAACGGCATTGCTTGTGTTTATGGAGATATCGCGCATCCGGAAACCCTGCGGCATGCCGGGATCGGCGGGGCAAAGATCGTCCTCTCCACCATCCCCGATACCTTCCTGAAGGGAACCACGAATTCCCGTTTGTTGAAACAGATCCGAACACTCTGTCCGCAAAGCGCCGTGATCGTCACCTCCGAAACCATTCGCGAGACGCGGCGCTTCTATGAAGAGGGAGCCGATTATGTTCTTCTTCCCCGCCTCCTTTATGCCAGACATCTCTTCGATGTCGTCCAGACCCAAATACTTGAAGGCCTCGACGGCCTCCGTGAGCAACAGATCAATGACCTTGCCGAACGGCCGGCCGAAAACCTGATTAAAAACCCTCCCAAAATCTCTGATCCGTCACTTTGA
- a CDS encoding TIGR00266 family protein: protein MARMDVVDYQIFGSEMQYVEIELDPAEAAVAEAGGMMFMENGIEMETVFGDGSQQQKSGFMGALLGAGKRLLTGESLFMTIFINRGSGKKKVAFASPYPGKIIAMDLRELGGQIVCQKDSFLCAAKGVSVGIAFQRKLGVGLFGGEGFIMQKLEGDGLAFVHAGGTLSERNLAPGEMLRVDTGCIVAMQPSVTYDIEYVGKIKSALFSGEGFFYATLQGPGKIWLQSLPLSRLASRLYSAMPGAGRGREEGSLLGGLGGLLDGNN, encoded by the coding sequence ATGGCACGGATGGATGTGGTCGATTACCAAATTTTCGGCTCTGAGATGCAGTATGTCGAAATCGAACTCGACCCCGCCGAGGCGGCGGTCGCCGAAGCGGGCGGGATGATGTTCATGGAGAACGGCATCGAGATGGAGACGGTCTTCGGGGACGGCTCCCAGCAGCAAAAGTCCGGGTTTATGGGCGCCCTCCTCGGCGCGGGAAAGCGCCTCCTGACCGGCGAGTCGCTTTTTATGACGATCTTCATCAATCGGGGAAGCGGGAAGAAAAAGGTCGCCTTCGCCTCTCCTTATCCGGGAAAGATCATTGCCATGGATCTCAGAGAATTGGGAGGCCAGATCGTCTGCCAGAAAGACTCTTTTCTCTGCGCCGCGAAGGGGGTCTCCGTCGGGATCGCCTTTCAGAGGAAGCTCGGGGTCGGTCTCTTCGGCGGGGAAGGCTTCATCATGCAGAAGCTCGAAGGGGACGGCTTGGCGTTCGTGCACGCGGGGGGAACGTTGAGCGAGCGGAACCTTGCTCCGGGCGAGATGCTTCGGGTCGACACCGGCTGCATCGTCGCCATGCAGCCTTCGGTCACGTATGACATCGAATATGTCGGCAAGATCAAATCGGCCCTCTTCTCAGGGGAGGGATTTTTCTACGCCACGCTTCAGGGACCGGGGAAGATCTGGCTGCAATCGCTTCCGCTCAGCCGACTGGCCAGCCGGCTCTATTCGGCGATGCCGGGGGCCGGCCGCGGGCGCGAGGAGGGCTCGCTGCTCGGAGGATTGGGCGGTCTGCTCGATGGGAACAACTGA
- a CDS encoding M48 family metallopeptidase: MSSSTSQTELFEVLCFGPGIPPQGERISIRITSEGVILRPGGPDEETLLFESLRITAGGFDHNQITLTWMKREESGSLILSDPRAKTAFLAAAPSFLAPQLRQWQKQTSRVGRGMRFGWFLLGLLILSPLLLGLALWWKSDAIAEWAVHRISHTSEVKFGDLIYAQTRPGLTLLPEGETTKMIEEIGSRLTQASPYPFQWHVADDPTINAFAIPGGHVVVFTGLIEAAESPEEVAGILAHEAEHVLQRHSLKGMVHQLGWRVVLALLLGDIGGGRFGQAAAQMQILSFGRDQESEADLKGLALLKEAKIDPKGMITFFDRLSKKEGASIALLSTHPASANRAEAIRTEIDRIAPWKSEPLPYDWDAIKNGLKK; encoded by the coding sequence GTGTCTTCATCCACCTCTCAAACGGAATTATTCGAGGTTCTCTGCTTCGGGCCGGGAATCCCCCCCCAGGGGGAGCGGATTTCCATTCGGATCACCTCGGAAGGGGTGATTCTACGTCCCGGCGGGCCGGATGAGGAGACCCTTCTCTTCGAGAGCCTCCGGATTACGGCCGGCGGATTCGATCACAACCAGATCACGCTGACCTGGATGAAGAGGGAGGAGAGCGGGTCGCTGATCCTCTCCGATCCCCGCGCCAAAACGGCCTTCCTCGCCGCCGCTCCCTCTTTTCTTGCACCGCAGCTGAGACAATGGCAAAAGCAGACTTCCCGCGTCGGACGGGGAATGCGGTTCGGTTGGTTTCTCCTCGGACTTTTGATCCTCTCTCCCCTCCTTCTCGGCCTGGCGCTTTGGTGGAAGTCGGATGCGATCGCCGAATGGGCCGTTCATCGCATTTCCCACACTTCGGAGGTGAAGTTCGGAGATCTGATCTACGCGCAGACCCGGCCCGGCCTGACCCTTCTTCCGGAAGGGGAAACAACGAAGATGATCGAGGAGATCGGGAGTCGATTGACGCAGGCGTCCCCCTATCCCTTTCAATGGCATGTCGCCGACGATCCGACGATCAACGCCTTTGCCATCCCGGGAGGGCATGTCGTCGTCTTTACCGGACTGATTGAAGCGGCCGAGTCGCCCGAGGAGGTCGCCGGCATCCTTGCCCACGAAGCCGAACATGTTCTTCAACGGCACAGCTTAAAGGGGATGGTTCACCAGCTCGGATGGCGTGTCGTTCTCGCCCTCCTCCTCGGTGATATCGGAGGAGGCCGGTTCGGCCAGGCGGCCGCCCAGATGCAAATATTAAGTTTCGGGCGCGATCAAGAATCCGAGGCCGACCTCAAGGGTCTCGCCCTTCTAAAAGAGGCAAAGATCGACCCGAAGGGAATGATCACCTTCTTTGACCGGCTCTCAAAAAAAGAGGGAGCATCGATCGCTCTCCTCTCCACCCACCCCGCCAGCGCCAACCGCGCCGAGGCAATCCGGACCGAAATCGACCGGATCGCCCCCTGGAAAAGCGAGCCGCTTCCGTATGACTGGGATGCGATTAAGAACGGCTTGAAGAAGTAG